The sequence AACCCCAGTGGGGCGCCAAGCTCTCCGGTAAAACGGGCGGCACGACGCTCGGCTTCCTGAGCGCCCTCGACGATAATCCGCCGGTCATCGAAATCCCCGGTGTCGATCCCTACGCCGAAATCGAACCGTCCCGCTCCCTGTTTCACGTCCTCCGGATGAGGCAGGATCTCTACGCCGAGTCCTTTTTGGGCTTCATCGTGACCGACAAGGAAATGGGCGAAACCGGGTCTTCGATCTCAACGGAATTCAACAGGGTGGCGGGCGTCGACGGCCAGTTCAAACTCGGGCGCTACAATCGCCTGGCCTTCCAGGCCCTGACGTCGCAGAGCCGGGCCGAAGGGCGGACGACGGACTTTGTTCCCGCCTGGCACGTCGGGCTGAACAGCCAGTCCCGCCATCTCCAGATCACGGCCGACTGGACAAGCATCCACCCCGAGTTCGAAGCCGCGGGCGGCTATTTCCGGCGCAAGGACATCCACAGCCTCCACACCCGGGTCGGCTATTCCTTCCTGCCCCAGACGCCTCTGATCGTTTCACTGACGCCGTCTCTTTCGTATCGCCGGATTTACGACTACAAAGGGATTTTGACCGACGATGAGGTGACCTTGTCCCTTTTCGCCAGCGGCTGGCGGCAATCCTTTGTCATGGTCAACTATGAACAAGGTTTTGAGAAATACAACGGCGTGGATTTCCGGCCCAACCAGTTCCGGGCCAGCCTGTTCTCCGATCCGTTCGCCTGGATCCGCGGACATGTCTCCTTCAGTTTCGGCGACGGCATTTATTACAGCGATGATCCCTACCTGGGTTGGAAAACCTCGAAGAGTCTCCGGATGACTCTTCAACCCCGCTCCAACATCGCCTTGTCTTACAATTTTCAAAACAACAATTTCACCCTGGGTCGCGGAGGCGAACGGGTCTATTCCATCAACATCATCAGCCAGCGCCTCAGCTGGCAAATGTCCCGGCCGCTTTCCCTGCGGGTCATCACCGACTACAACGACTATTACAGACAGATTTTTCTGAGTGGCCTGGTCAGCTACGAAATCAATCCCGGCACGGTCTTCTACCTCGGCATCGACGACTCCCGCTCGCGCGACGAACAGGGGATGTTCAGAAGCGGGGGGAAGTATTATTTCATCAAGTTCTCCTACTGGTGGCGAGTCTGACTTATTCATAAAAATACCGGTTTATTAACTCTTTCTGAATTCCGGTATTTTTACCCTCCGGGCGAGCCGATCCAGCTGCATCTGCTGCGTTGCGCAGGGTTCGCAGTACCGGGAGTACAGCTTCACCCTGCGCGCCTTGCATCTGCAGCCGTCTCGACTCGTGAATAAGCCAGCCTCCGTCTAGCGCCGGAACTGGGCGCTTTTTCCCCTTCGGGCGTGCCGATCTTACCGCATCGATTTCACCGCGGCCTGCTCGACGTAGCTCAACTACGCCTGCGCAGTCCGCTCCTCATCGCTACGGCAACCTCGACACGCGCACAGCTTCCGCGTCCCCCTTATATGCGCCGATCGGGCCGCATCACACGCTTCACCCTGCGCGCCTTGCATCTACAGCCGTCTCGACTCGTGAATAAGCCAGCCTCCGTCTGGCGCCGGAACTGTGCGCTTTTTCCGCACAGCCCCGGCTCGAAAGCTGCCCGTCATAACGCCGATGTGAGTTTTAACGAATTGATTCTCTGTGCTCATAGAGAACATTATCTTCAATTTTGTTTTCTTTGAGTCTCACAACCTCAAAAAAATCATTTTGATTCATATATTGCCTAATTTCCTCTTGGCTTGGCGCCCCAATATATTTAGAGTGCAAACCTTTTTCAAGGTAACGTTCCGACGGTTTTAGTGCCGGTTCTTCCATGATGATGTATTGAATTTTCCTTAGGCAATCTCCGAATCCTTTTAAGACCTCCAGCTCGAAGCCTTGGACATCCATACATAACAGAGAAACCTCGACGATACCTAACTCTTGCATGACATTTTTTGCTGTCCGTATTTGAACTTCCAAGCCCTCAAGGTGTTGCGTTTTCTCGAAGTCAATTCTCTTTAAAAAACTGCTTGCGCCTGGGTTGTTATCGACAAGATAGGGATAAAATATTTGTGATTTCTCTTCTGATCCAAGGGCATACTTATAGAAATGAATATTCTTAAATCCGACAAGATTTTTTTCACACTGTTGATGAGTTAACGGGTTCGGGTCGAAACAGTAAATGGCGGCATTCGGGTAAGCATTTGAAAGATTTATAGATTCATCTCCAAATCGTGCCCCTACCTCAAATATCGTTTTGACATGCTGTTTATTGATTTTTTCCAAAAAACGTTTGTCAATGTAACCCCCTCTCCGACTTAAAAATACTTTCTCAAGGAATTTTTTTATGGTCCAATGGATCATCTTTTGCTTCTTAAAAAACCCGGTACAAATGACAACATGAAAACCTTTCGGCCCTTACGGAGAATCATACCTCTCACTTGAACGATGTCAAGATCGCGCCTTGCATCTGCAGCCGGTTCGACTCGCGTACAGCCCCGGCTCGGAAGCTGTGCGGACCCCTTCGGGCGTGCCGATCTTACCGCGTCGGCTTCGTTGCACCTTATTATCCTCAGCAAGGAGGCTTCAGCGGGGCGCAGGGATGTTATAATACGGCATTCAGGAGGCTGCGATGAGAAAAGAGATCCCGATTCTGGCGGCGGTCTTGAGTCTGGCCGCTCTCGCACCCGCGCACCTCAAGTCCGGCGATGCCCCGTCCGTCCGCGGCATCTTCACTCTCGATGCCGTCGTCGCCGCGGGCCTCGAAAACAACCCGGACCTTCAATCCAAACGCGAGGCCGTCAAGTCCCGCAAAGCGGCCTATGAGGCCTCCCGTCTCCTGCACAATCCGACGCTCGGAGTCGAGACCGGAGAAGGACGGCCCCGATCTTCGACGGAGTCTGTTCGCATCGGCGGAGTCTCCCTGAGCCAGCCCCTCGAAAACCCGGTCAAAAGAACGCACCGCATCCGGGCCATGGAAAGCGACTGGCTGGCCGCCGAACACGACCTTCACGCCGAGGAGGCCGCTCTGGTCTCCGAAATCAAAATATTGTTCGCCCGCATCCTCCATTTTCGCCGCTTGATGGACATCGCCCGAAGCGACGCCGCCTCCCTCGACGACATGCTGTCGCTCATCCGTCGCCGCGTCGATCTCGGCGAAAGCCGGGAACTCGAAGCCCTCAAGATCGAAGTCGAGGCGCTTCGCGCCAAGAACGTCCTTCATCGCGTCGAAGTCGACCTCCAACTGGCCCGCGAGGCCCTGAACGATTTTCTCGGCGGCGTCCTCCCTCCGGAGTACGAAACGGCAGGTGACCTGGTCTATGAACCCGAAGATGTCGATGAGGCGGCGCTTCTGACCGGCGCCGTTCTCTCCCACCCGCTTGTCCTGGTCAAGGAAAGCGAAACCGCGGCCGCCCGCAATCGCTGGAGCGCGGTCCGCTGGCAACGGCTGCCCGATCCCGTCTTGTCCGGTTTCGCCGGCGAAGAGATGGACGGCCGGAAAGCTGGTTTCGGTCTGTCGTTCGAAATCCCGCTCTGGAATTTCGGATCGCGCGAAACCGCCGAAGCGGCCGGGCTCGTCCTGGCCGCCGAAAACGCCCTGCAGG comes from Acidobacteriota bacterium and encodes:
- a CDS encoding DUF5916 domain-containing protein, with the protein product MKIKKLAALLALVFTAVVFSASPVSASKPRDSRALPNPEDYAIRIPALETPPVIDGILDNPHWDGALALDSFTQYEPIEGAAPTERTIAYIGYDPKYLYIAVRCFDSNARGIRACLTQRDRVQGDDEVTIYLDTFNDKKRAFVFKVNPCGVQTDGIYTEIRRMGRGMGFDRVDKSWDTYFRSAATVDDEGYTVEMAIPFKSLRFPNSPEQVWGLQIMRTIPRKNEEIYWYPRSRSVNGFLLQAGQLHIPGDIEKGRNIEIMPVLTGAQAPGESFGAQAGLNLKYGITSDMTADIALNPDFSQVEADMPQVDVNQRYALYFQEKRPFFLEGKDFYDTPLEVLYTRKIVQPQWGAKLSGKTGGTTLGFLSALDDNPPVIEIPGVDPYAEIEPSRSLFHVLRMRQDLYAESFLGFIVTDKEMGETGSSISTEFNRVAGVDGQFKLGRYNRLAFQALTSQSRAEGRTTDFVPAWHVGLNSQSRHLQITADWTSIHPEFEAAGGYFRRKDIHSLHTRVGYSFLPQTPLIVSLTPSLSYRRIYDYKGILTDDEVTLSLFASGWRQSFVMVNYEQGFEKYNGVDFRPNQFRASLFSDPFAWIRGHVSFSFGDGIYYSDDPYLGWKTSKSLRMTLQPRSNIALSYNFQNNNFTLGRGGERVYSINIISQRLSWQMSRPLSLRVITDYNDYYRQIFLSGLVSYEINPGTVFYLGIDDSRSRDEQGMFRSGGKYYFIKFSYWWRV
- a CDS encoding TolC family protein; the encoded protein is MRKEIPILAAVLSLAALAPAHLKSGDAPSVRGIFTLDAVVAAGLENNPDLQSKREAVKSRKAAYEASRLLHNPTLGVETGEGRPRSSTESVRIGGVSLSQPLENPVKRTHRIRAMESDWLAAEHDLHAEEAALVSEIKILFARILHFRRLMDIARSDAASLDDMLSLIRRRVDLGESRELEALKIEVEALRAKNVLHRVEVDLQLAREALNDFLGGVLPPEYETAGDLVYEPEDVDEAALLTGAVLSHPLVLVKESETAAARNRWSAVRWQRLPDPVLSGFAGEEMDGRKAGFGLSFEIPLWNFGSRETAEAAGLVLAAENALQAVKIRVAADIRTRVAGLRLTARTLGLFLGGLLTQADESLRIAEVSYRQGELSLLDYLDSRRTHLSILRDYEEALLQWQADKAGLEKTLGIRTARGETRP
- a CDS encoding FkbM family methyltransferase codes for the protein MIHWTIKKFLEKVFLSRRGGYIDKRFLEKINKQHVKTIFEVGARFGDESINLSNAYPNAAIYCFDPNPLTHQQCEKNLVGFKNIHFYKYALGSEEKSQIFYPYLVDNNPGASSFLKRIDFEKTQHLEGLEVQIRTAKNVMQELGIVEVSLLCMDVQGFELEVLKGFGDCLRKIQYIIMEEPALKPSERYLEKGLHSKYIGAPSQEEIRQYMNQNDFFEVVRLKENKIEDNVLYEHRESIR